The following are from one region of the Halodesulfurarchaeum sp. HSR-GB genome:
- a CDS encoding DUF126 domain-containing protein, producing MSETVEGRTIAEGVAEGEVLVSPEPISFYGAVDTDTGEFIEADHHLTGETIAGKVLVFPKGKGSTVGSYVIYGLAQEGTGPAAIINHETETIVATGAILGEVPCVDGIEDAVERFEDGDRVRVDATEGTVTLLADD from the coding sequence ATGAGCGAGACAGTCGAGGGGCGGACGATCGCCGAGGGCGTCGCGGAGGGCGAGGTGCTGGTCTCCCCCGAGCCCATCAGTTTCTACGGTGCAGTCGACACCGACACGGGCGAGTTCATCGAGGCCGACCATCACCTCACCGGTGAGACGATCGCGGGCAAGGTCCTTGTCTTCCCCAAGGGGAAGGGATCGACAGTCGGTTCGTATGTCATCTACGGGTTGGCCCAGGAGGGGACCGGTCCCGCTGCGATCATCAACCACGAGACCGAGACTATCGTGGCGACCGGGGCCATCCTCGGTGAGGTTCCCTGTGTGGACGGAATCGAGGACGCCGTGGAGCGGTTCGAGGACGGCGACCGGGTTCGTGTCGACGCGACCGAGGGGACGGTCACGTTGCTCGCCGATGACTGA
- a CDS encoding LUD domain-containing protein, with protein MTEESRRQTAARIRDVMTTDGAAVNEQVRNLNENRYESVAAFDDYESSRDRARKIKERAIEDLPTLIETVTEHVEANGGHVHVAKDGAEANRYVQDVLDEQAGETVVKSKSMTTEEIGLREHLADEGADVFETDLGEFVIQLAEESPSHIVGPSLHKSREEIATLFNEQFDPDSPLETPAELTAFAREYLGERMKEADLGITGANFVLAESGSIVLVTNEGNARKSAVVPDTHVAVAGIEKLIPSIEELHPFLELIARSATGQDIAQYVSLLTPPVKTPTLDFDRPDQPIDASDDDREFHLVLLDNGRTAMREDPHLRETLYCIRCGACLNSCANFQQVGGHAFGGDTYTGGIGTGWVAGIDGPDATAGFNDLCTSCSRCVPNCPVKIDIPWINTVVRERRNHGKTPDAVDHLIDPLVPDQEATGLDRQKRFFGNIDTVLRLGSSLAPVSNWALSLPGVDRLLESTVGIDRRRSLPHLATETFASWWADHQENPDSADTTVHLFVDLYTNYLYPERGKAAVRLLRELDLSVEVTPVLPSGRAPLSQGMISTATEQANEVAEALDSSIAAEEPVLVIEPSDLALFRSEYSKLLPTETAAKIEAGTVGILEYVTPLLKSQSEIESGASGEIVFHSNCQQRTAGFEEPTVEALEALGYDVRTTDVECCGMAGSFGYKSQFYELSMAVGGDLEPQVTDTEVLASGTSCVAQIESLADGDEPPHPVELVEQAWTEHTR; from the coding sequence ATGACGGAGGAATCGAGGCGACAGACGGCTGCTCGCATCAGGGACGTGATGACCACCGATGGGGCGGCCGTCAACGAACAGGTCCGAAACCTCAACGAGAATCGGTACGAGTCCGTCGCGGCGTTTGACGATTACGAGTCCAGCCGGGATCGAGCGCGAAAGATCAAGGAGCGGGCAATCGAGGATCTCCCGACGCTGATCGAGACGGTGACGGAGCACGTGGAGGCAAACGGCGGGCACGTCCACGTCGCGAAAGACGGGGCTGAAGCGAACCGCTACGTTCAGGACGTGCTCGACGAGCAGGCGGGGGAAACGGTAGTCAAATCGAAATCGATGACGACCGAAGAGATCGGGTTGCGGGAACATCTCGCTGATGAGGGTGCGGACGTCTTCGAGACGGACCTGGGGGAGTTCGTGATCCAGCTCGCCGAGGAGTCCCCATCACACATCGTCGGGCCGTCGCTGCACAAATCCCGCGAGGAGATTGCCACGCTCTTCAACGAACAGTTCGATCCGGACTCCCCACTGGAGACCCCCGCCGAACTGACTGCGTTCGCCCGGGAGTATTTGGGTGAACGAATGAAGGAGGCGGATCTGGGCATCACGGGCGCGAATTTCGTGCTCGCCGAGAGTGGTTCGATCGTCCTCGTCACGAACGAGGGCAACGCCCGCAAATCGGCCGTCGTTCCGGACACGCACGTCGCCGTGGCCGGCATCGAGAAGCTCATTCCCTCGATCGAGGAATTACACCCGTTCCTCGAACTCATCGCGCGCTCCGCGACCGGCCAGGACATCGCCCAGTACGTTTCGCTTTTGACACCGCCGGTGAAGACACCGACGCTGGATTTCGACCGTCCGGACCAGCCGATCGACGCGAGCGACGACGACCGGGAGTTCCACCTCGTACTCCTCGATAACGGGCGCACGGCGATGCGCGAGGACCCGCACCTCCGGGAGACGCTCTACTGTATCCGGTGTGGGGCGTGTCTGAACTCCTGTGCGAACTTCCAGCAGGTCGGGGGGCACGCCTTCGGCGGTGACACCTACACCGGTGGGATCGGAACGGGCTGGGTGGCTGGGATCGACGGCCCGGACGCCACGGCGGGGTTCAACGACCTCTGTACGTCCTGCTCGCGGTGTGTGCCGAACTGTCCGGTGAAAATCGACATCCCGTGGATCAACACGGTGGTCCGGGAACGGCGAAATCATGGCAAAACCCCGGACGCAGTCGATCACCTGATCGATCCGCTCGTACCCGATCAGGAGGCCACGGGCCTGGACCGCCAGAAGCGCTTCTTCGGGAACATCGATACCGTCCTGCGGCTGGGATCCTCCCTCGCTCCGGTTTCGAACTGGGCGCTCTCGCTACCGGGCGTGGATCGGCTCCTCGAATCGACCGTCGGAATCGATCGTCGGCGCTCGCTGCCACACCTGGCGACCGAGACGTTCGCTTCTTGGTGGGCGGACCACCAGGAAAACCCCGATTCGGCCGACACGACGGTCCACCTCTTCGTGGACCTCTACACGAACTACCTGTATCCGGAACGGGGAAAGGCAGCGGTTCGACTCCTTCGGGAACTCGATCTATCGGTCGAGGTGACTCCGGTACTGCCCTCCGGCCGGGCCCCGCTCTCACAGGGCATGATCTCAACAGCGACCGAGCAGGCAAACGAGGTCGCCGAGGCCCTCGACTCGTCCATCGCTGCGGAGGAGCCCGTCCTCGTGATCGAGCCGAGTGACCTGGCCCTGTTTCGCTCCGAGTACTCGAAACTCCTCCCGACCGAGACGGCCGCAAAGATCGAGGCCGGAACGGTCGGGATATTGGAGTATGTCACGCCCCTGCTCAAGTCCCAGAGCGAGATTGAATCCGGAGCAAGTGGCGAAATCGTCTTTCACAGCAACTGTCAGCAGCGGACGGCCGGGTTCGAGGAACCAACTGTCGAGGCCCTCGAAGCGCTCGGGTACGACGTTCGAACGACCGATGTAGAGTGCTGTGGGATGGCCGGAAGCTTCGGCTACAAATCCCAGTTCTACGAGCTGAGCATGGCCGTTGGCGGGGACCTGGAACCGCAGGTCACCGACACCGAGGTCCTGGCGAGTGGGACCTCCTGTGTCGCACAGATCGAGTCGCTTGCTGACGGGGACGAGCCGCCGCATCCGGTCGAACTGGTCGAGCAGGCCTGGACGGAGCACACGCGCTAA
- the mtnA gene encoding S-methyl-5-thioribose-1-phosphate isomerase, with amino-acid sequence MRTISWDEDCNCIEMVDQTKLPGEFTTYQAETVDELIESIQMLRVRGAPALGAAGAYGVALATRQHQLKQAESLLTAVKADAQRIASARPTAVNLERGVSKAFDEAQLGMTVEEVRETALSAAEDLADRDVERNKQIGDEGAKLLGDQDTVMTHCNAGALATVDWGTALGVVYSAREAGKEIDVVVNETRPLNQGSRISTVELMERDVPTTLIPDNASGLLMQEGEVDAVVVGADRVVLDGGDQFGDQGVVYNKVGTYKQAVLADRHDVPFIVAAPTSTVDANTSADRVKIEERDPVELREIYGSQNAPADVPVRNPAFDATPMELVDYLVTEDGAFEPPIELRDVAENRPRH; translated from the coding sequence ATGCGAACGATCTCCTGGGACGAGGACTGTAACTGCATCGAGATGGTCGATCAGACCAAACTTCCTGGTGAGTTCACGACCTACCAGGCCGAGACAGTCGACGAACTCATCGAGAGCATCCAGATGCTACGCGTCCGGGGGGCCCCTGCCCTGGGAGCAGCGGGGGCCTACGGCGTCGCGCTGGCGACCCGCCAGCACCAACTGAAACAGGCCGAGTCGTTACTCACGGCGGTCAAGGCCGACGCTCAGCGGATCGCGAGTGCCAGGCCGACGGCGGTGAACCTGGAGCGGGGCGTCTCGAAGGCCTTCGACGAGGCCCAGTTGGGGATGACCGTCGAGGAGGTCCGGGAGACGGCCCTTTCGGCGGCCGAGGACCTGGCCGACCGCGACGTGGAGCGGAACAAACAGATCGGCGACGAGGGGGCGAAGCTGCTGGGAGACCAGGACACCGTGATGACTCACTGTAACGCGGGGGCACTGGCCACCGTGGACTGGGGGACGGCCCTGGGTGTGGTCTACTCGGCCCGAGAGGCGGGGAAGGAAATCGACGTGGTCGTGAACGAGACCCGGCCGCTCAACCAGGGCTCCCGTATCTCCACCGTCGAACTGATGGAGCGAGACGTGCCGACCACCCTGATCCCGGACAACGCGAGCGGCCTGCTCATGCAGGAGGGCGAGGTCGACGCGGTCGTGGTCGGGGCTGACCGGGTGGTTTTGGACGGCGGCGACCAGTTCGGCGACCAGGGCGTGGTTTACAACAAGGTCGGGACCTACAAGCAGGCGGTGCTTGCCGACCGTCACGACGTGCCGTTTATCGTCGCGGCACCCACCTCGACCGTCGACGCGAACACCAGCGCCGACCGCGTAAAGATCGAGGAGCGGGACCCGGTCGAACTCCGAGAGATCTACGGCTCGCAGAACGCCCCTGCGGACGTCCCGGTTCGCAACCCGGCTTTCGACGCGACGCCGATGGAACTGGTCGATTACCTGGTAACCGAAGATGGGGCTTTCGAGCCGCCGATCGAACTGAGGGACGTCGCCGAAAACCGCCCACGGCACTGA
- the amrS gene encoding AmmeMemoRadiSam system radical SAM enzyme: MATPESSTDRELTGVKATLARDREGDTVECTACAHRCVLSPGQRGVCRVRENVDGELRLLTYGLVYDPTPGPPGTLDPIEKKPLYHFHPGTDVLSFGGAACNFRCAFCQNHHLAFADPETIELRAVSPEAAVESALEQGAAGIAWTYNEPTIYAEYVRDGAKAATEAGLYTVMVSNGYFTEEFLAEVGPYLDAINIDVKGFREGPHLEYMGSRLQPTLDSVERVHEQGIHTEVTYLVIPGLNDDPEEIREFAEWVAGIDSSIPVHFSRFHPDFEMQDRPPTPIERLEQAHEIAVESGLEFVYVGNVRNQRFNSTVCPDCGRTWIRRAGFDSTIVADLDGQCECGWPIDVET, encoded by the coding sequence ATGGCGACCCCAGAATCCAGTACCGACCGAGAGCTTACTGGGGTGAAAGCGACGCTCGCCCGCGATCGTGAGGGCGATACTGTCGAGTGCACTGCCTGTGCCCATCGATGTGTCCTTTCTCCTGGCCAGCGTGGCGTGTGTCGAGTTCGAGAGAACGTCGATGGGGAACTCAGACTGCTCACCTACGGGCTGGTGTACGACCCCACTCCCGGCCCACCCGGAACGCTCGACCCCATCGAGAAGAAACCGCTCTATCACTTTCATCCCGGGACCGACGTGTTGAGTTTCGGCGGCGCGGCGTGTAACTTCCGTTGTGCGTTCTGTCAGAACCATCATCTGGCCTTTGCGGACCCGGAGACCATCGAACTTCGAGCGGTGAGCCCCGAAGCGGCAGTCGAGAGCGCGCTCGAACAGGGGGCGGCCGGCATCGCCTGGACGTACAACGAACCCACGATCTACGCCGAGTACGTCCGTGACGGCGCCAAAGCGGCCACCGAGGCAGGGTTGTACACCGTGATGGTCTCGAACGGCTATTTCACCGAGGAGTTTCTCGCTGAAGTGGGGCCGTACCTCGACGCGATCAACATCGACGTCAAAGGATTCCGCGAGGGCCCACACCTGGAGTACATGGGCAGCCGACTCCAGCCCACGCTGGATTCGGTCGAACGGGTTCACGAGCAGGGCATTCACACCGAGGTCACCTATCTCGTCATTCCGGGCCTGAACGACGACCCCGAGGAGATCCGGGAATTCGCCGAGTGGGTCGCGGGTATCGATTCGTCGATTCCCGTCCACTTCTCCCGGTTTCACCCCGACTTCGAGATGCAAGACCGCCCGCCCACGCCGATCGAGCGCCTGGAGCAGGCCCACGAGATCGCCGTCGAGTCCGGGCTGGAGTTCGTCTACGTCGGCAACGTCCGGAATCAGCGGTTCAACTCGACTGTCTGTCCGGACTGTGGCCGAACCTGGATCCGCCGGGCGGGGTTTGATTCCACCATCGTCGCCGACCTGGATGGCCAATGTGAGTGCGGCTGGCCGATAGACGTCGAGACCTGA
- a CDS encoding PGF-CTERM sorting domain-containing protein has translation MTTDSRWANAHRVGTITLAITLVLSLGIGSSVVAAQEAPTEPSVVVDIEADGTGDLTLVHTRDLTSDAETQAFESISQNETTRAAVEARFADRMGALAGSISTAVDRDVTVSETSIDLATTQDGETGVIRLSATIEGLALVDGDRLVLTEPFASGFSADRPIVVHVPADYTVEEAQPTPDAQDGTTLEWAAGADVTDFELELTADSSATETPGFGFAAASIALLGAALLGYRRR, from the coding sequence ATGACAACGGACTCACGCTGGGCGAACGCGCACCGAGTCGGAACAATCACCCTCGCGATAACGCTCGTGCTCTCCCTGGGAATCGGGTCGAGCGTGGTCGCCGCCCAGGAAGCCCCCACCGAGCCGTCTGTCGTCGTGGACATCGAAGCCGACGGCACCGGTGACCTGACCCTGGTCCACACGCGAGACCTCACGAGCGACGCGGAAACGCAGGCCTTCGAATCTATTAGCCAGAACGAGACAACCAGGGCAGCGGTCGAAGCGCGATTCGCCGACCGAATGGGGGCCCTGGCCGGATCGATCAGCACCGCTGTCGACAGGGACGTGACGGTGTCCGAGACGAGTATCGACCTCGCGACGACCCAGGACGGTGAGACCGGTGTCATCCGTCTCTCGGCGACCATCGAGGGACTCGCGCTCGTCGATGGGGATCGACTGGTCCTCACCGAACCCTTCGCCAGCGGCTTCTCCGCTGACCGACCGATTGTCGTGCACGTGCCGGCGGACTACACCGTCGAGGAGGCCCAGCCGACGCCGGATGCCCAGGACGGGACGACACTCGAATGGGCCGCTGGGGCTGACGTAACTGATTTCGAACTCGAGCTAACCGCCGACTCGTCGGCGACTGAGACCCCCGGATTTGGTTTCGCCGCGGCGAGCATCGCGCTTCTCGGTGCCGCCCTCCTCGGTTATCGACGTCGCTGA
- a CDS encoding UbiX family flavin prenyltransferase, giving the protein MTERETVVVGLSGASGTRLGVETVEALAEHFSVHVVVTEGARAVMDHETDSRAETMATLESMATVHDGEDLSAPIASGSVPTAGMVVVPASMKSVAAIANGYAENLLVRAADVTLKEDRTLVVVPRESPLNEAHLENLLALRKRGVAVVPPVLGFYYDPQNIQDVIDRTVGTILDRFDVEHDRYEPWDPA; this is encoded by the coding sequence ATGACTGAACGCGAAACGGTGGTCGTCGGGCTCTCCGGGGCCTCGGGAACGCGACTCGGGGTCGAAACCGTCGAAGCGCTCGCCGAGCACTTCTCGGTGCACGTCGTGGTCACCGAGGGTGCCAGGGCCGTGATGGACCACGAGACGGATTCCCGAGCAGAGACGATGGCGACCCTCGAATCGATGGCAACAGTCCACGATGGCGAGGATCTGAGCGCTCCGATCGCGTCGGGATCGGTCCCCACGGCGGGCATGGTCGTGGTCCCCGCCTCGATGAAGTCGGTCGCGGCCATCGCGAACGGCTACGCCGAGAATCTGCTCGTTCGCGCCGCCGACGTGACCCTCAAGGAGGATCGAACACTCGTGGTGGTGCCGCGGGAATCACCACTCAATGAGGCCCACCTGGAGAACCTGCTCGCGCTCCGTAAGCGCGGCGTGGCCGTCGTGCCGCCAGTGCTCGGCTTTTACTACGACCCACAAAACATCCAGGACGTGATCGACCGGACCGTGGGCACCATTCTCGATCGCTTCGACGTCGAACACGACCGGTACGAGCCCTGGGATCCAGCCTGA
- the mvaD gene encoding phosphomevalonate decarboxylase MvaD, protein MKATARAHPIQGLVKYHGLRDAELRYPYHDSISVATAPAETITTVEFDPELDESTYVVDGEELTGEAAARVQRVLDRVRAIADDPAVEVPVKLVSENSMPTNVGLGSSSSGFAAAAMAAVEAAGLDLTRPEISTIARRGSASAARSVTGGFSDLRAGTTDEDCRSSRIESSLEDDLRIVVGIVPAYKETGWAHEEATQSHLWQSRLAHVHDQLAAMRQALREGDFETAFEVTERDTLSLAATTMTGPEAWIYWQPETLEIFETVRGLRDEGVPVYFSTDTGATVYVNTRAEHVAQVEAAIADLGVETRVWEAGGPATVLPETEALF, encoded by the coding sequence ATGAAAGCGACCGCCAGGGCCCACCCTATCCAGGGGCTGGTCAAGTATCACGGGTTGCGTGACGCCGAGTTGCGCTACCCGTATCACGACAGCATCAGCGTGGCGACCGCGCCCGCGGAGACCATCACGACGGTGGAGTTCGACCCGGAGCTGGACGAGTCTACGTACGTCGTCGATGGCGAGGAACTCACGGGCGAGGCCGCTGCACGGGTACAACGAGTGCTGGATCGCGTCCGAGCCATCGCTGATGATCCGGCCGTCGAGGTTCCTGTGAAACTGGTGAGCGAGAACTCCATGCCCACGAACGTCGGGTTGGGCTCTTCTTCCTCCGGGTTTGCGGCCGCCGCGATGGCCGCGGTCGAAGCTGCCGGGCTCGATCTCACACGCCCGGAGATCTCGACGATTGCCCGTCGGGGCTCGGCCTCGGCGGCCCGTTCGGTCACTGGCGGCTTTTCGGACCTGCGAGCGGGAACGACCGACGAGGACTGTCGCTCCTCCCGGATCGAGTCGTCACTCGAAGACGATCTGCGGATCGTCGTCGGGATCGTCCCGGCCTACAAGGAGACCGGCTGGGCCCACGAAGAGGCGACCCAGAGCCACCTCTGGCAATCGCGGCTGGCCCACGTCCACGATCAGCTCGCGGCGATGCGGCAGGCGCTTCGCGAGGGCGACTTCGAGACGGCCTTCGAGGTGACCGAGCGGGACACCCTGAGCCTGGCCGCGACGACGATGACCGGCCCGGAGGCCTGGATTTACTGGCAACCCGAGACGCTGGAGATCTTCGAGACAGTCCGGGGACTGCGAGACGAGGGCGTGCCGGTCTACTTCTCCACTGATACCGGCGCGACCGTCTACGTGAACACCCGGGCCGAACACGTCGCCCAAGTCGAGGCGGCCATCGCCGATCTGGGCGTCGAGACCCGTGTCTGGGAGGCCGGCGGGCCAGCGACTGTGCTCCCGGAGACCGAAGCCCTGTTCTGA
- a CDS encoding FAD-dependent oxidoreductase produces the protein MRVVVFGGGYAGIVAVTRLERRLPESAEIVLVDQRPTHLIKHELHRVIRRPEFAAELQIPFADILKRAQFDQRTIASIDSDAGAVTFEDGEQMSYDAGIVALGSRPNYYGLDGVEEHSVPIATPADATHIADSMADLLEAEAGTIVVAGAGLAGVQVAGELAAVRNDADATDISIILVEQASEIVPGSSGRFQEAIRQALTERNVEIRTETTVSGADESVVGLADTLDIPADLFVWTGGIQGQALFDGDRPRVRADLRLGDRTFGAGDAVQAVDEDGSLVEPTAQAAVGMATVAADNAILRVQADDQTGFRPAYHRYRKTGESRIVTVGDTAVAQLGPTVVTGPAARALKSVVGVRYLSAAGAIENALTVFRSEFDLAHPRAGRELDRDRP, from the coding sequence ATGCGAGTCGTCGTGTTCGGCGGCGGGTACGCGGGCATCGTCGCAGTGACGCGGCTCGAACGCCGCCTCCCGGAATCGGCCGAGATCGTGCTCGTGGATCAGCGGCCGACCCATCTCATCAAACACGAGTTGCATCGGGTGATCAGACGGCCCGAGTTCGCGGCAGAACTCCAAATTCCCTTCGCGGACATCCTGAAACGGGCCCAGTTCGACCAGCGAACCATCGCGTCGATCGATTCCGACGCGGGCGCTGTCACCTTCGAGGACGGGGAGCAGATGTCCTACGACGCGGGAATCGTTGCGCTCGGTTCACGGCCGAATTACTACGGACTGGACGGCGTCGAGGAACACAGCGTCCCGATCGCGACGCCGGCGGATGCCACACACATCGCCGATTCGATGGCCGACCTTCTCGAAGCTGAAGCGGGCACGATTGTCGTCGCTGGGGCCGGGTTGGCCGGCGTTCAGGTCGCCGGCGAACTCGCGGCCGTGCGCAACGACGCGGACGCGACCGACATTTCGATCATCCTCGTCGAGCAGGCTTCCGAAATCGTTCCTGGCTCCTCGGGCCGTTTCCAGGAGGCGATTCGGCAGGCGCTCACCGAGCGGAACGTCGAGATCCGGACCGAGACTACCGTCTCGGGCGCGGACGAGTCGGTCGTCGGCCTGGCCGACACACTCGACATTCCCGCAGACCTCTTTGTCTGGACGGGCGGCATCCAGGGCCAGGCACTCTTCGACGGGGATCGACCACGGGTGCGGGCCGATCTCAGGCTGGGTGATCGAACGTTCGGCGCAGGTGACGCGGTGCAGGCAGTCGACGAGGATGGCTCTCTCGTGGAACCGACTGCGCAGGCAGCAGTCGGAATGGCGACGGTGGCGGCCGACAACGCGATTCTCCGGGTCCAGGCCGACGACCAGACCGGGTTTCGGCCGGCCTATCACCGTTACCGCAAGACGGGCGAGAGCCGCATCGTGACGGTTGGTGACACGGCCGTCGCACAGCTCGGGCCGACGGTGGTGACCGGTCCGGCAGCCAGAGCGCTCAAATCCGTCGTCGGGGTCCGGTACCTCTCCGCGGCCGGGGCGATCGAGAACGCCCTGACGGTGTTCCGCAGCGAGTTCGATCTGGCTCATCCCAGAGCGGGGCGAGAACTCGACCGGGATCGCCCCTGA
- a CDS encoding AIR synthase family protein — translation MLGKVSPDDLAAHVFQRKGADLESVLQGPAYGEDAAAIDVPEGTLVVSSDPLWFAVDRVGTLGVHVACNDVAASGGDPTWMTNVVFLPADADAATLERITTQIDEAAESIGVAVVGGHSEYNQQLDRPLLMMTCMGMGDPYVPTGGASPGDELILTQGAAIEGTAILASDFESELREKGVDPALIADGVGFFEDIGVTDDAAVLRSFATGMHDPTEGGLIDALLEMASASEASIEVDPDAVPIREATAVLTDAMGVDPFRIFGSGALLATVPAAELDDALGALTEAGIEAAHIGSVVEGTPSTLTLGERVFTEPVRDDMYRLWE, via the coding sequence ATGCTTGGGAAGGTTTCGCCAGACGACCTGGCGGCCCACGTGTTTCAACGGAAGGGCGCGGATTTAGAGTCGGTGCTCCAGGGGCCAGCCTACGGAGAGGACGCGGCCGCAATCGACGTGCCCGAGGGAACGCTCGTCGTGAGCTCCGACCCGCTCTGGTTCGCCGTCGATCGGGTGGGGACACTGGGTGTCCACGTCGCCTGCAACGACGTCGCCGCCTCTGGCGGGGATCCCACCTGGATGACCAACGTCGTCTTTCTGCCCGCAGATGCCGACGCTGCCACGCTGGAACGTATCACGACCCAGATCGACGAAGCGGCCGAATCTATCGGCGTCGCCGTCGTGGGTGGCCACTCGGAGTACAACCAGCAACTCGATCGGCCGCTGCTCATGATGACCTGCATGGGGATGGGCGACCCCTACGTGCCGACCGGCGGCGCGAGTCCGGGCGACGAACTAATCTTGACCCAAGGGGCCGCCATCGAAGGGACGGCGATCCTCGCCTCGGATTTCGAGTCGGAACTTCGTGAGAAAGGGGTCGATCCGGCACTCATAGCGGATGGAGTGGGTTTCTTCGAGGACATCGGGGTGACCGACGACGCGGCCGTATTACGTTCCTTTGCGACCGGTATGCATGACCCGACCGAGGGTGGGCTTATCGACGCGCTGCTCGAAATGGCGAGTGCTTCCGAGGCCTCGATCGAGGTCGATCCCGACGCCGTCCCGATCCGAGAAGCGACGGCCGTGCTGACCGACGCGATGGGCGTCGACCCGTTCCGGATTTTCGGGTCCGGTGCGCTGCTCGCAACTGTCCCCGCTGCTGAACTCGACGATGCACTCGGGGCCCTGACAGAGGCGGGCATCGAGGCGGCTCACATCGGTTCTGTCGTCGAAGGGACTCCCTCGACGCTGACGCTTGGTGAACGGGTTTTCACTGAGCCGGTCCGGGACGACATGTATCGACTCTGGGAATAA
- a CDS encoding class II aldolase/adducin family protein: MTDSTSDEATASELRTAIATGVPEIAAMTPGRTGNLSARSGDRVAITPSGVPYEEIQPGSVPVLSLDGEPVTGDLAPSSETPMHLGIYRSLDVGAIAHVHSPWATTLAVLGEELPPVHYMVAAAGGPVPVAPYEPFGTVELAEAAVSTMESAGTTACILANHGLVAGGEDVQDAIETAVAVESTAQVYLQAKAVGDPVELTPTQFEAAMAQFDSYGQPEGDDAD; the protein is encoded by the coding sequence ATGACCGATTCGACCAGTGACGAAGCGACGGCCAGCGAGTTGCGGACGGCCATCGCCACGGGCGTCCCCGAAATCGCGGCGATGACACCCGGACGAACGGGCAATCTAAGCGCTCGGTCGGGCGACCGGGTGGCGATCACGCCGTCCGGCGTCCCCTACGAGGAGATCCAGCCGGGGTCTGTCCCAGTCCTCTCACTCGACGGTGAGCCCGTCACCGGCGATCTGGCCCCCAGCAGCGAGACCCCGATGCACCTCGGGATTTACCGCTCGCTCGACGTCGGGGCCATCGCGCACGTCCACTCTCCCTGGGCAACCACGCTTGCGGTGCTCGGTGAGGAACTCCCGCCGGTGCACTACATGGTCGCGGCCGCGGGTGGACCTGTTCCCGTTGCCCCGTACGAACCCTTCGGCACAGTCGAACTGGCCGAGGCCGCGGTCTCGACGATGGAGTCGGCGGGAACGACCGCCTGTATCCTCGCGAATCACGGGCTTGTCGCGGGCGGCGAGGATGTTCAGGACGCCATCGAGACAGCCGTTGCGGTGGAGTCGACGGCCCAGGTGTACCTGCAGGCCAAGGCCGTCGGGGACCCGGTCGAGCTGACCCCGACACAGTTCGAAGCCGCGATGGCGCAGTTCGACAGCTACGGGCAACCAGAAGGGGACGACGCCGACTGA
- a CDS encoding LUD domain-containing protein — protein sequence MDAGAETTQFETAAADHDLAVTRTRAASFDSTLDGIVEYPAVGVSLPIDGVSLAETDVETTLTPRKLDAARTGVTPVSFGIATLGTVFIEGSADGAEPVSLFPERHVAVLAASDVCPELAAAVDRFGEELAAGPSSGVFATGPSATADMGGHVQGVHGPSEVHVIVVADR from the coding sequence ATGGACGCGGGCGCAGAGACGACGCAATTCGAGACGGCCGCCGCAGATCACGACCTAGCGGTCACGAGGACACGAGCAGCGAGCTTCGACTCGACCCTCGACGGGATTGTCGAATACCCGGCCGTGGGCGTCTCACTCCCCATCGACGGGGTGTCACTCGCGGAGACCGACGTGGAAACCACGTTGACGCCCCGGAAACTCGACGCCGCCCGAACCGGCGTAACCCCCGTTTCCTTCGGGATCGCAACGCTCGGAACTGTATTCATCGAAGGCAGTGCTGACGGGGCCGAACCGGTGAGTCTGTTTCCCGAACGTCACGTTGCCGTGCTGGCAGCGAGTGACGTGTGTCCGGAGCTGGCCGCAGCCGTCGATCGATTCGGCGAAGAGTTGGCCGCAGGCCCGTCGAGTGGCGTCTTCGCCACTGGGCCGAGTGCGACCGCCGACATGGGCGGACACGTCCAGGGTGTCCACGGGCCAAGTGAGGTCCACGTAATCGTGGTGGCAGACCGATGA